In Amphiura filiformis chromosome 2, Afil_fr2py, whole genome shotgun sequence, one DNA window encodes the following:
- the LOC140146195 gene encoding uncharacterized protein, producing MSNNTPPPPVNPTAALDKEITVGCGHFTLEKLDIKDTHTLIIVIEDPGEECDDEANKAMMNRLAKGGIKVIYLAVNGDKTSRERLARCDDMKVSPPQDSRHAKQVGLEDWDTTCLMNIGDLANNLDKKGRVVVQHNAPVFGEDEDHVEGLAYHLEQAKRRGYVDFVYFTQGTFGKCVNSADGKGKKAASRLKRKAKDAFYTDSTKNMMFSYNSAKALGEGVLRVSGLVFVQNTLARAPAHGFCRHLVGPRGANYNSTKSMYTNAKKDTNPEWDAIKPSPKAIAAAEAYCDPKNPENFAKAEEFSASKREMLKQTRQDQIDGLAKMLQAFNVLFGIDEGTVLYSSDKRWENADKGGEFYGIYKAVLDAMKDKPDAEWSPAYDPTCAALVYAFLCDESASKKSKVAEWFDVSKKPEEDDIFPATWKGVATLGEVTKEMTDGEF from the coding sequence ATGTCAAACAACACCCCACCACCACCTGTTAATCCCACTGCCGCATTGGATAAAGAGATTACCGTTGGTTGTGGACACTTTACCCTCGAAAAGCTTGACATCAAAGACACACACACCCTCATTATTGTCATTGAAGATCCTGGGGAGGAATGTGACGATGAAGCAAACAAGGCAATGATGAACAGATTGGCCAAGGGTGGTATTAAAGTCATCTACTTGGCTGTAAACGGCGACAAAACATCCCGTGAACGTCTGGCACGCTGCGACGACATGAAAGTATCCCCTCCTCAAGATTCTCGTCATGCAAAGCAAGTTGGACTTGAAGATTGGGACACCACGTGCTTGATGAACATAGGTGATTTGGCAAATAATCTCGACAAGAAAGGACGTGTCGTTGTTCAACACAACGCCCCAGTTTTTGGAGAAGATGAGGATCACGTTGAAGGCCTTGCTTATCATTTGGAGCAAGCAAAACGCAGAGGATACGTCGACTTTGTATACTTTACGCAAGGGACTTTTGGCAAATGCGTAAATAGCGCTGACGGCAAAGGAAAAAAGGCCGCCAGTCGACTCAAGAGAAAGGCTAAGGACGCTTTTTATACTGATTCGACCAAAAACATGATGTTTTCGTACAATTCAGCCAAGGCGCTAGGCGAAGGCGTTCTACGTGTGTCCGGTCTCGTTTTTGTTCAAAATACACTTGCACGAGCACCGGCTCATGGGTTTTGTCGTCATCTCGTTGGTCCTCGTGGCGCAAACTACAACTCGACCAAAAGCATGTACACGAATGCAAAGAAGGACACAAACCCCGAATGGGATGCCATCAAGCCAAGTCCCAAAGCAATTGCGGCGGCTGAGGCGTATTGCGACCCAAAGAATCCAGAAAATTTCGCCAAAGCCGAAGAATTTTCCGCTTCCAAACGCGAGATGTTGAAGCAAACACGTCAAGATCAAATTGATGGTTTGGCGAAGATGCTGCAGGCGTTCAATGTTCTCTTTGGCATTGATGAGGGAACTGTTCTTTACTCATCTGACAAGAGGTGGGAAAATGCGGACAAGGGCGGCGAATTTTACGGTATTTACAAGGCGGTATTGGATGCAATGAAAGACAAGCCAGATGCGGAATGGAGTCCGGCGTACGATCCAACGTGTGCTGCCTTGGTCTATGCGTTCTTGTGTGACGAATCAGCCTCCAAGAAAAGTAAAGTTGCGGAGTGGTTTGACGTGAGTAAGAAACCCGAAGAGGACGATATTTTTCCGGCGACGTGGAAAGGTGTAGCAACATTGGGCGAAGTGACCAAAGAAATGACTGATGGGGAAttttaa